The following is a genomic window from Sphingorhabdus sp. Alg231-15.
CAAGTTTATCGGCTATGGCCCACGGCGACGTGGGGAATATTCAAACTTTCCGAACATGGACAATATCGTGGCGATTGATGGCGTAGCGCTTCGCAGTGCCTGGTTTGCGGTCCGCAATCTCGAGCTTGAATTTTGGGAATTTGTCCAGCCAGCTACACCGGATCGCAATGAACCAGCTGACGTCGATCAGATCGGTTACAGCATGACCGCATTTGAAGTTACCGATGCCGATGCAGAGCGGGATCGGCTGGCAAGACTGGGGATTAAAATGGTTGGTCCGGCCAAAATTAGCAAAGGCTGGAAAATCTATTACGCCTATGATCCTGACGGAAATGTGATCTCGGTTCAGGAGAATGTCTCAGCACCAAAATCGGAATCGATCGACGATATGATGTGGATCGATCCGACGACCTTTTGAAAGCCGACACTATGCTGACAGGCTTCGCGGTTCATCAACAAATGATTATATGGTAACAACTGAAACAATGAATAAAGAAACTACCATCAAAAGGCGGCGCCTCAGTCCCGAAAAACGCAAGTCGTTGATCCTCGATCATACGGCGGAAATTGTCGCGAATAATGGTGTGGCAGTGCTGAGCATGGAACTGATTGGCAAAGAGGCCGGGATTAGCAAATCGCTCGTCTACACCTATTTTGACAGTCTCACAGAGCTGCTTCGCGCTTTGCTGAGACGAGAGCTAAAACGCTTGCGGCGGTTTCAAGTACAGGAGGCGGAAGCGGCCCAGACATTTGAGGAACTGGTACGCGGCGTCACGCATCAATATCTCAAATATATCGAGGAACGCGGACTAATTATCGAGCGATTGCAGGCCGAACCGAGCGTATCCGACGGTCATGATCCAACAGACTATAGCCGCGATGATGCGGTCAACTACATCGCCGACATTGTGGCACGTAATTTTGACATTCCCAAAAGCTTGGCAAGAGCGGCAACCGATATCTCCTTCGGCCTCCCGGCAACTGCGGGAGCCTATTATCTCCACGGCGATATGAGCAGGGAAGAGGTTGAGAACATAACGGTCACCATGATTTTGGGATCACTTAATGCCGTGCAGAATGATTACAGCACGCGACTTCAACCCTTGAAGCGAAAGCTCTGACGGCCTCCTATTAGCGAAAAGAACTGATCCACATATTAAAGTGGATGAATGGAATGACCTCCGTCGATGACGAGCGATTGGCCAGTCATAAAATTACTTTGCTGTGACGCTAGATAGACAGCGATTCCTTCCATATCTTCAAGTTTCCCAACCTCACCCGAAGCCGAGCGGCGCTTGCATGCATCCCGGAATATCTGCGGAGTATTGAGCGACATATCCGTTTCGATATACCCGGGCAGGATCGCATTGACCTGAATATTTGCTTTCCCCAATTCGATTGCCAGAGCACGTGTCAAACCGGTGACCGCTGCCTTAGTTGTCGAATAACCGCTGCCCATTGGCATACCCATTATTGCAGCAGCAGAGGACGTGACGATTAACTTGCCGCCTTGTCCGCGTTCCAGAAGATGCGCAATTACCGGCTTATAGGTGTTTACCACGCTGGTCAGGTTCATATCCACCGTCGCTGTCCACGCTTCCTCGCTGGTCTGGTGTAGCATACCTGCAGATCCGCCACCTGCATTGGCAAAACAGCTATCCACTTTTTGAAATCGCTTTATCGTTTCAGCGAAAGCGGCATTAACTTGCTCAACATCGGTGACATCGCATGAAAACACGGCTGCATCACCGCCCATATCAAGCAGTTCTTTCAATGCCGCCTCATTTTTCTCCGGGTTGCGCCCCCAGATTGCAACGGCGCTACCAGCTTTCACCAATCCTTTGGCCATCGCCAATCCCAAGCCGCCATTGCCGCCTGTCACCAAAGCGACATGTCCAGTTAAATCAAACATAAAATCAATCCCCACGCTGAATTGGCTGAGTCCCTCGATAGCCCGTGAGAAAATCACCAACGAAACAATGCATTACACGGCTTCATCGTTATTGTAAATAAGGTCAATAGTGATTGTTTTGCAGGCGAATGCCCCTGCCCTGATACCAGCGCTTTCGGTCAGGCCGAAGCCTTTCCTCCCGCCTGACATGAGTAATAGCTGAGCTCAGAAATTCGTCGACCTAATCTGCGTCTACGACAGTGCCAGCGAAGTGACCGCGATGCGATATGGTCCACGGCAACCCGCGGCTTTGAGCCGTATGATATGTCAACTTCCGACAAACTCGATAATCTAGCTATAAACGGGAGTTCGCTTTTCCATCATCGCGGCCACGCTCTCCGCGAAGTCCGGCGAGTTAAGTTGGGCAACAAATAGTTTGCCTTCAGCATGCATTTGATCTGCGACTTTTTCGCGTTGATTGCGGATCAGCAATTTTGACTGTTTGAGTGCATTGGGAGCGGAGCTGGCGATATGAAGAGCGATCTGATGGACTGCTTGTTGCAATTCCGCATCCGGGTAAATCCTCGCAATCAGCCCGAAACGCAATGCTTCCTCTGCATCGAGTGTCCGACCCGCCAACAAAATATCATTGGCGACAGCCATCCCTACAGCAGCCGGCAGCAACAATGATGATGCGGCTTCCGGAACGAGACCCAGTTTGACAAAGGGTGCATTGAAAGTCGCGCTTCCGCCCGCATAGACAAGATCACAATGTAACAACATTGTAAGACCAACGCCGATCGCTGGACCATTGACAGCTGCGATAACGGTTTTGGGACAATCCCTCACCGCAAATAAAAAGCGAGATACTGGTGGTATTTCGTCCTTGCTCCCACCCCCAGTGGAGAAATCCTGCAAGTCGTTGCCTGCGGTAAACATGTCGCCATCACCGGTGATGACAAAGGCCCGCGCGTCATCGTCGTTGCCATAATCGGTAATGGCATCAGCCATTGCGGCATACATTGACTGAGTGATCGCGTTCTTCTTATCGGTGCGGGAAATAGTCAGGGTGGTGACCCGGTCTTCGGTTGAGATGATGATATCTTGATTCATTTCACTTTTCTTTCCTGAGGTTTTTTCAAGGACTGCGTGGCCACAATATCGTCGGCATTGTTGGCCAAATGCTCGAGAAATTTTTCGATAGTTGATTGTTCCTGCGCAGAGAATGTCGCGAGAATGTTGCTGTTGATCTGCTTCGTTCCGGGAAGAGTAGCGTTGACCAACTGGCGACCATGATCTTCAATATGGATTTCAAAGCTCCGCGCATCTGCGGCACTTTGCTGGCGGGAAACCAAACCTTTTTTGGACATACGATCAATCAAACCCGTCAGACTTGACTTACCCATGTTCAATTCTTTGGCGATTGCTGAGATAGGCACCCCGTCTCGCTTCACGAGAATCAACAATACGGCATGCTGCGATGACGTTAGGCCGACTTCCTCCCCGAGAAAGCGATCAGCCGCTCGGAACAAGGCGCTGTGCGCCTTTTGCATCAAATAGAAGATTCTCGGTTGTCGCATAATTTTATTTCGTATGTGAACTATATAGTACGTATACGAAATAAAATTATGGCGTCAATGGCGAAATTGAATAAAATCAGTTAGAATATGAGGTACCCTTTGCTGCTGTTTCGTCAAAACAACCCACCAAAGCTAAGCCAGTCTTTTTTCCAGATCGTTTCCACTCTGCCAATCTAGCCTACTGCCATTGCGCAATTAATTTATCATATTCGATGGTTACTGGCTCAGGCTTCTCATTCGCCAGTTTGGCTTTAGGTGATCCAGGTTGTTTCAACCAATAGGCTGCCCCTCGTTCTGCCCCAAGTCTTGGTCCGAGATCGCCCTGCAATCCGGAACGCTCCAGACGACTGAGAACACGTTCTTGCTGCTCACACAGTGAATCGAGCGCTGCCTGAGGTGTTTTTGTGCCCGAGGAAGCATCGCCAATATTCTGCCACCAAAGCTGTGCCAAGCGAGGATAGTCGGGCACATTTGTTCCGGTTGGCGACCACTGGGTACGTGCCGGTGAGCGATAAAACTCCACAAGCCCGCCCAGTTTAGGCGCACGTTCGGTAAAACTGTCATGCTGGATGGTAGATTGGCGTATGAAGGTCAGTCCGACATGGGCTTTTTTGACGTCCACGGTTTTCGAGGTGACAAACTGCGCATAGAGCCAAGCCGCTTTTGCCCGCTTGGTCGGTGTAGATTTCATCAGTGTCCAAGCACCAGCATCTTGATAGCCCACTTTCATACCATCTTGCCAATAAGCACCATGAGGACTGGGCGCCATTCGCCACCGTGGCGTGCCGTCCTCATAGAGAACAGCAGAGGCGTCTTCGCCGACCATATTGGCGGTGAATGTCGTGTACCAAAACATCTGTTGCGCGATGGCTCCTTGCGACGGTACCGGCCCTGCCTCTGAGAAGGTCATCCCTGCTGCTGATGGAGGTGCGTAGTCGGCAAGCCATTTGGAATATTTGGCCAGCGCATAGACAGCAGCCGGCGAATTGGTCGCTCCGCCTCGAGCAATACATGACCCGACTGGTTGTGACTTATCGTTTACGCGAATGCCCCATTCGTCAACTGGCAGTCCATTGGGCTCCCCAACAGACCCCATACCGGCCATCGACATCCACGCGTCGGTAAAACGCCACCCCAATGACGGATCCTTTTTGCCATAGTCCATGTTGCCGTAGACTGTTTTTCCATCAATTTTCTTGCCGGTGAAGAATTCGGCAATATCTTCATAAGCTGACCAGTTGACGGGCACGCCTAGGTCATATCCATATTGCTCTTTGAATTCGGCTTTGATCTTCGGATCGGTGAACCAATCATATCGGAACCAATATAGATTTGCGAATTGCTGATCTGGCAATTGATAGAGTTTTTTGTCCGGGCCGGTTGTGAAGTCGGTTCCGATAAAATCAGGAAGATCCAGTCCCGGACTGGTCACATCACTGCCCTCACCCGCCATCCAATCGGTAAGATTGCGAACCTGTTGATAGCGCCAATGTGTACCGATCAGATCTGAATCGTTGACATATGCATCGTAAATATTCTCGTTTGACTGCATCTGCGTTTGCAGCTTCTCAACCACATCGCCTTCACCGATAAGATCATGCGTGACCCGGATTCCGGTAATGGCTGTAAAAGCAGGAGCAAGAACTTTGGATTCATATTCATGAGTGGCAATCGTTTCGGACACCACTGAAATTTCCATGCCTCTAAATGGTTTTGCGGCCGCCGTGAACCAGGCCAATTCGGCTTCCTGTTCTTCCCGGCTGAGACTGGACAGTTCTCCAATCTCTTCATCCAGGAACCGGCTCGCCGCGCCTGATGGATCGGACATGTCCACATCAGCCCGTGCATCATTATCTGCATCAGTTGAATCTGAACAGGATATTGCAGCCAGGCTCATGCAAAGGATTACGGCTGTTCGAATATGTCTCATTTTATTGATCCGTTCTTTTCTATTTTATACCCAGCGAAATACAATTGCTGCAAACAGACCGCAAATGATCAGCGCTCCATATTGCGGCACGTCGAGCAAGCCAATCCATGCAAGATTGATGAAAGCAGAGCCCAGCAGCGAGATGAATAGTCTGTCTCCACGCATTGTTTCAATGCCAAGCACCCCTACCCTGGGCGTACTCGGATATTTCATGTGCAATACACCCATACCTATCAGCAAGGCGCCAATGGACAGAAAAAATATTGCGGTCGGTAGTGTCCAGGCCATCCATTCCATTTAAGATATCTCTCCCATCTTCATCTTATCTAGACACGGCCCAGCGCGAAACCCTTGGCAATGTGATTGCGGACGAAATAAATCACAATAGCACCCGGGATAATGGTCAAAACGCCCGCAGCAGCAAGCACTCCCCAATCAAGTCCTGATGCGGATACGGTCCGCGTCATGATTGCGGTAATAGGCTTTGCGTCCACGCTCGTGAGTGTGCGGCTCAGCAAAAGCTCAACCCAGCTAAACATGAAGCAGAAAAATGCGGTCACGCCGATTCCAGGTGCGATCATCGGTATGAAGATTCTCGTAAAAAACCTCGGAAAACTGTAGCCGTCAATAAACGCAGTTTCGTCAATCTCTCTTGGAACACCCCGCATAAACCCTTCCAATATCCAAACGGCGAGAGGAACATTGAACAGACAATGCGCCAAAGCAACGGCAATATGGGTATCGAACAAAGACACGCTGGAATAGAGTTGAAAAAAGGGCAGAGCAAAGACCGCTGGCGGTGCCATGCGGTTTGTCAGGAGCCAAAAAAACAGATGATTGTCTCCAAAAAACCGATAGCGACTAAAGGCGTAAGCCGCTGGCAATGCGACAAGCAGCGAAATTACCGTATTAAGGGAGACAAATATGAAGCTGTTCACATAACCCATATACCATGACGGATCCTCAAGGATGGTACGGTAGTTTTTCAGTGTGAAATTGTCGGGAAAAAGCGTGAAAGAGCTCAATATTTCAGAGTTTGATTTGAAACTCATGATGATCAGCCAATAGATCGGAACAAGCAGGAAAACCAAATAAGCAACCATCACGACGGTCCCTAATCGACCTCTTTGCCTCGATCTTGCGACAGGTTTTGTATCTGGGCGCATGTCCTCGCTCATGGCTTCGCCTCATCTTTGTCAACGGTTATCATGACCGTGTAAAACACGTAGGAAATGAGCAGAATGACCAGAAAATACATGAGCGAGAATGCAGCCGCTGGGCCGAGATCAAATTGTCCAAGCGCCATTTTCACTAGGTCTATCGAGAGGAATGTAGTGGCATTCCCGGGCCCACCTCCCGTAAGCACAAATGGCTCCGTATAAATCATGAAGCTGTCCATGAAGCGCAGCAAAATCGCAATCATCAAGACACCTCGCATTTTCGGTAGTTCAATGAATCGAAAGACATTCCAACGGCTTGCCTGATCTATCATTGCCGCCTGATAATAAGGCTTCGGGATAGAGCGAAGCCCCGCATAGGCCAAAAGTGCGACCAATGACGTCCAGTGCCAGACATCCATAATTATCACGGTAACCCAAGCATCAAATGCATTCTGGGAATAATTGTAGGAGATACCCAGATCAGACAGTAAACGACCAAGCAAGCCAATGTCTGCACGCCCAAATACCTGCCAGATCGTCCCGACAACATTGTACGGGATGAGCAATGGCAACGACATTAGCACCAGACAGATCGAGGCTGACAGCCCTTTTTTCGGCATGCTCAGTGCCACCAGAATACCCAGCGGGATCTCGATCATAAGAATGATGAAAGAGAAGAGCAGCTGTCGTCCAAATGCATCCCATAGCCGTTCTGATTGGAGCAGTTCTCGGTACCATTCCAGTCCGACCCAAAAAAAGATATTTTCTCCAAAGCTGTCCTGGAATGAGTAATTGACCACTGTCATCATCGGAATGATTGATGAAAATGCGACAAGGACCAATACCGGCAGAACCAGAAGCCAAGCGCGTTGATTGACGGTCTTTTCCACTAGGTTATTGCTCCCTTGCCATGACCAATCGCTTCGGGATTCAAGCGCCAATCGTCACAAAAGATGCTGATATTAGACGGAGCAAACTCTACCCTGATCATGTCCGATTCAATTTCGAAACCTTCATCAGCGGCGATATTGATTTCGACATCAAACACTGTTGCATTGACAAATTTATGTCTGCCAGCATCTTGAATGTGATTGATCTGAACCGGCAACCCCTCCCCTTTGGTCAACCGGACAAATTCAGGCCGTATTCCCAAAAGAACGTCGCCCTGCGGGTCACCATAGTCATGCTTGAGATGGACGGTTTCCCCATTTATATGAGCTTTTCTGCCAGCGACAGAGGCAGGAATGAAGTTCATGCCGGGAGAACCAATAAAATAACCGACAAACACATGCGCCGGCGTTTCGAAAAGCTCTTTCGGTGTTCCGATCTGTACAACCCGGCCGTCATGCATCACCACGACCTTCTCTGCGAAGGTCAACGCCTCTGTTTGATCATGGGTCACATAGATCATTGTGTGCCCAAATTCGCGGTGCAGCGTCTTGAGCTGAGTCCGCAATTCCCATTTTAGATGAGGGTCAATGACCGTCAAAGGTTCGTCAAAAAGAATCGCGTTCACATCATCCCGAACCATACCGCGTCCGAGAGAAATTTTCTGCTTCAGGTCAGAGGTCAGGCCTCGTGCCTTCTTATCAAGGTCCGCTTCCAGTCCGATCATCTGCGCTATACGTTGCACACGCCCAGCGATATAGTCGGCTTCCATGCCCCGGTTGCGCAATGGGAATGCCAAATTCTGCCCAACCGTCATCGTGTCGTAGACAACCGGAAACTGGAAAACTTGCGCAATGTTACGCTCGGCTGTTGAAGATGCCGTCACATCCTTGTTGTCAAATAGAACATGTCCACTCGTTGGCGTAAGTAGACCGGAAATAATGTTGAGCAATGTTGTTTTCCCGCACCCGCTGGGACCCAACAATGCATAAGCTCGTCCATCCTCCCAGGTATGATTGACCTCCTTGAGTGCAAAGTCAGTGTCTTCACCTGGATTGGGGTGATAGCTATGCGCTAGGTTTTTAAGTGTCAGGGATGCCAAAACTATATCCCCGACTTTTCAGGTTTGTGATCAGGTGATGCGACTAGATTTCCATCCTTATCAAAAAAAAAGATATTTTCGGGGTTTAGGCAAATTTTCAACACTTGCCCAACCTCAAATGTCTGCAGCCCGGGCATCAGACCAATCCATCGCTCATCCATTGCATTGACATGAATATATGTGTCCGATCCGGTAAGCTCTGTAACAACTAGCTCTGCTCCAAACTCAATGGAGCCAGACTGGTTGTCACTCATTTCAAGATGATGGGCGCGAAATCCGGCCCGATATTCACCATTGGGCAAGCTAGCCAAATCCTTATTCAGCTTCGTTAATTGCCCATCCGGAAAGTGCACGCCTGCGTCATCCTTCTGTACTGAAACAAAGTTCATCGGCGGGTCAGAATAAACCCGTGCGGTGGTTTCATCTACGGGATCGCGATAAACATCCATGGACGGACCATATTGCGTCACCCGTCCATTCCAGAGGGTTGCGGTATTTCCGCCAAGCAACAGCGCCTCTTCCGGCTCCGTTGTTGCATAGACAAAGATACTGCCGGAAGCTTCAAACAACCGCGGAATTTCAAAGCGCAGCTCCTCTCGCAACTTATAGTCCAGATTTGCGAGAGGTTCGTCCATTAGGACCAAGCCCACATCTTTTGCCAAAGCGCGGGCCATCGCGCACCGCTGTTGCTGTCCTCCTGATATTTCGTCCGGTTTTCTATCGATAATAGAAGTTAGCTGAAGCAGTTCAGCCATTTCCTTTACTTTAGCATCAATCTCCGAAGAGGATTTTTTCTGAATCCTCAACGGCGATGCGATATTGTCATATACCGTCATCGAAGGATAATTCACGAATTGCTGATAAACCATCGCAATATCACGATCCTGCACCCGTTTTTTGGTAACATCAGCGCCTTCCCAAAAGATTTTGCCGGTATCGGGCCTGTCGAGCCCTGCCATGAGACGCATCAACGATGTTTTGCCGGACGATGTCGGACCGAGCAGGACGTTCATCGTGCCCTTCTGCAATTCCAGGTCAGTGGGATAAATATGCGTCTCGCCATTTGATATTTTTGAAACGCTCTGAAGTCGCAGGCTCATCTGGTTTCCCCAGAAGGTACGCTATCAGGTTGGCCTATTTCGGTTTTCGCCAGATAGACCGCCATTTTGAACATCTTTTCTCCCGATAACATTATGTATCGCCATTTCGAACGAATGGTCGACAATAAAGCTATGGCATCAAATGAAGCACAAGGCATATAAAAAATCCATCCCAATCGGATCATCAATGTGATCGTAAATATTCGCACAAGCGTAAGGGTACTAAGTTAGTGATAGGACTGACGTTTCCCCGTCTGGCTGAATTTGCGGCCAGTACAGCTAGTGTCTTACTCCGCGATGGCTGGTTTAATGGAGCGGAACTATTAATACCGGACCGAAATCGAACCTTCGCCGAAACAGAGTGTGAAAGGCCTATGTCGGA
Proteins encoded in this region:
- a CDS encoding TetR family transcriptional regulator, yielding MNKETTIKRRRLSPEKRKSLILDHTAEIVANNGVAVLSMELIGKEAGISKSLVYTYFDSLTELLRALLRRELKRLRRFQVQEAEAAQTFEELVRGVTHQYLKYIEERGLIIERLQAEPSVSDGHDPTDYSRDDAVNYIADIVARNFDIPKSLARAATDISFGLPATAGAYYLHGDMSREEVENITVTMILGSLNAVQNDYSTRLQPLKRKL
- a CDS encoding SDR family oxidoreductase codes for the protein MFDLTGHVALVTGGNGGLGLAMAKGLVKAGSAVAIWGRNPEKNEAALKELLDMGGDAAVFSCDVTDVEQVNAAFAETIKRFQKVDSCFANAGGGSAGMLHQTSEEAWTATVDMNLTSVVNTYKPVIAHLLERGQGGKLIVTSSAAAIMGMPMGSGYSTTKAAVTGLTRALAIELGKANIQVNAILPGYIETDMSLNTPQIFRDACKRRSASGEVGKLEDMEGIAVYLASQQSNFMTGQSLVIDGGHSIHPL
- a CDS encoding enoyl-CoA hydratase-related protein; amino-acid sequence: MNQDIIISTEDRVTTLTISRTDKKNAITQSMYAAMADAITDYGNDDDARAFVITGDGDMFTAGNDLQDFSTGGGSKDEIPPVSRFLFAVRDCPKTVIAAVNGPAIGVGLTMLLHCDLVYAGGSATFNAPFVKLGLVPEAASSLLLPAAVGMAVANDILLAGRTLDAEEALRFGLIARIYPDAELQQAVHQIALHIASSAPNALKQSKLLIRNQREKVADQMHAEGKLFVAQLNSPDFAESVAAMMEKRTPVYS
- a CDS encoding MarR family transcriptional regulator, coding for MRQPRIFYLMQKAHSALFRAADRFLGEEVGLTSSQHAVLLILVKRDGVPISAIAKELNMGKSSLTGLIDRMSKKGLVSRQQSAADARSFEIHIEDHGRQLVNATLPGTKQINSNILATFSAQEQSTIEKFLEHLANNADDIVATQSLKKPQERKVK
- a CDS encoding ABC transporter substrate-binding protein, giving the protein MRHIRTAVILCMSLAAISCSDSTDADNDARADVDMSDPSGAASRFLDEEIGELSSLSREEQEAELAWFTAAAKPFRGMEISVVSETIATHEYESKVLAPAFTAITGIRVTHDLIGEGDVVEKLQTQMQSNENIYDAYVNDSDLIGTHWRYQQVRNLTDWMAGEGSDVTSPGLDLPDFIGTDFTTGPDKKLYQLPDQQFANLYWFRYDWFTDPKIKAEFKEQYGYDLGVPVNWSAYEDIAEFFTGKKIDGKTVYGNMDYGKKDPSLGWRFTDAWMSMAGMGSVGEPNGLPVDEWGIRVNDKSQPVGSCIARGGATNSPAAVYALAKYSKWLADYAPPSAAGMTFSEAGPVPSQGAIAQQMFWYTTFTANMVGEDASAVLYEDGTPRWRMAPSPHGAYWQDGMKVGYQDAGAWTLMKSTPTKRAKAAWLYAQFVTSKTVDVKKAHVGLTFIRQSTIQHDSFTERAPKLGGLVEFYRSPARTQWSPTGTNVPDYPRLAQLWWQNIGDASSGTKTPQAALDSLCEQQERVLSRLERSGLQGDLGPRLGAERGAAYWLKQPGSPKAKLANEKPEPVTIEYDKLIAQWQ
- a CDS encoding DUF2160 family membrane protein, producing the protein MEWMAWTLPTAIFFLSIGALLIGMGVLHMKYPSTPRVGVLGIETMRGDRLFISLLGSAFINLAWIGLLDVPQYGALIICGLFAAIVFRWV
- a CDS encoding carbohydrate ABC transporter permease — encoded protein: MVAYLVFLLVPIYWLIIMSFKSNSEILSSFTLFPDNFTLKNYRTILEDPSWYMGYVNSFIFVSLNTVISLLVALPAAYAFSRYRFFGDNHLFFWLLTNRMAPPAVFALPFFQLYSSVSLFDTHIAVALAHCLFNVPLAVWILEGFMRGVPREIDETAFIDGYSFPRFFTRIFIPMIAPGIGVTAFFCFMFSWVELLLSRTLTSVDAKPITAIMTRTVSASGLDWGVLAAAGVLTIIPGAIVIYFVRNHIAKGFALGRV
- a CDS encoding ABC transporter permease subunit, whose protein sequence is MEKTVNQRAWLLVLPVLVLVAFSSIIPMMTVVNYSFQDSFGENIFFWVGLEWYRELLQSERLWDAFGRQLLFSFIILMIEIPLGILVALSMPKKGLSASICLVLMSLPLLIPYNVVGTIWQVFGRADIGLLGRLLSDLGISYNYSQNAFDAWVTVIIMDVWHWTSLVALLAYAGLRSIPKPYYQAAMIDQASRWNVFRFIELPKMRGVLMIAILLRFMDSFMIYTEPFVLTGGGPGNATTFLSIDLVKMALGQFDLGPAAAFSLMYFLVILLISYVFYTVMITVDKDEAKP
- a CDS encoding ATP-binding cassette domain-containing protein, with amino-acid sequence MASLTLKNLAHSYHPNPGEDTDFALKEVNHTWEDGRAYALLGPSGCGKTTLLNIISGLLTPTSGHVLFDNKDVTASSTAERNIAQVFQFPVVYDTMTVGQNLAFPLRNRGMEADYIAGRVQRIAQMIGLEADLDKKARGLTSDLKQKISLGRGMVRDDVNAILFDEPLTVIDPHLKWELRTQLKTLHREFGHTMIYVTHDQTEALTFAEKVVVMHDGRVVQIGTPKELFETPAHVFVGYFIGSPGMNFIPASVAGRKAHINGETVHLKHDYGDPQGDVLLGIRPEFVRLTKGEGLPVQINHIQDAGRHKFVNATVFDVEINIAADEGFEIESDMIRVEFAPSNISIFCDDWRLNPEAIGHGKGAIT
- a CDS encoding ATP-binding cassette domain-containing protein, with the protein product MSLRLQSVSKISNGETHIYPTDLELQKGTMNVLLGPTSSGKTSLMRLMAGLDRPDTGKIFWEGADVTKKRVQDRDIAMVYQQFVNYPSMTVYDNIASPLRIQKKSSSEIDAKVKEMAELLQLTSIIDRKPDEISGGQQQRCAMARALAKDVGLVLMDEPLANLDYKLREELRFEIPRLFEASGSIFVYATTEPEEALLLGGNTATLWNGRVTQYGPSMDVYRDPVDETTARVYSDPPMNFVSVQKDDAGVHFPDGQLTKLNKDLASLPNGEYRAGFRAHHLEMSDNQSGSIEFGAELVVTELTGSDTYIHVNAMDERWIGLMPGLQTFEVGQVLKICLNPENIFFFDKDGNLVASPDHKPEKSGI